The genomic DNA GATTCCCGTTCCATGACGTGGCACCAATGACATGTAGATATAATCATCCTCTTTTTCAACTATTGACCCCGCAGGGTCAGGAATAGCCGATTGACACGAAAACCGGCTTATCTTCCCTTTTTGCTTTTTGAAACGCTTCTGGAGACCATTCAAGCCAATTTACAGGATTTGTCTCATGTTGCTTCAAATAAGGGCTATTCGATATCACTAACCAGTTGTATTTATCGTTATAACGTTCACGTTCGAGATATTCCTTCATTATGCAACACTTCCTTTTATCAATATTTTGAACACTTCTCCCATCTTCGCCTGAACGGTTGTCCATTAAACCGTATAAAAGTATTTGCTAAGAAGATATGTTCACCAAATAGTCATGTTGTCCCGGCATTTTTTCAAATTTCCAACCAAAAGTTTTAGAATAATACTCAATGCTTGTTCAGGATCTGGTACTTGAAATTCAAATCGTAAAACTTTTCCCATTTAAAAACCTCCAAATATTTTATTTACATTATATAGAACAAATGTTCTTATGTCAATTTTTGACCTAAGTTTAA from Bacillus methanolicus MGA3 includes the following:
- a CDS encoding DUF255 domain-containing protein, whose product is MKEYLERERYNDKYNWLVISNSPYLKQHETNPVNWLEWSPEAFQKAKREDKPVFVSIGYS